Within Vigna unguiculata cultivar IT97K-499-35 chromosome 2, ASM411807v1, whole genome shotgun sequence, the genomic segment TAGTTCTTTAGCATATACAGAAGATGAAATGTAATTCTAAAGGTCATGCTCATCTCATCTCATTTGCTCAACTAACGAGTCACCAAAATTACCACTTTCTAATTCTCATCATCACTAAAactttatcataaaatatttatgtcaaaagaaagccTCATGCACAATAGAATCACCAACAAGAAACCAAGATAACAAGCAAAAGATACCATTAATGCAGAGttccaaatattaatatatttatgatcTAATCCGGTTTATTACAACTTTATTAACAGCATGGATAATTAACAATAATCTTATCTAtgcaaatataattattggttaaaaactaataaaaaaaattaggggtggcaatgcggtcAGTCCGTCCTGCCCTGCCCCGCATTTTAACCGCGGGTTGAAAAGTCTGGTCTGTCCTGTATAATTGCGGACCTACATACTCGCGAGCCAgcccgtttttttttttaaattcttatgataaaactttcaacatttaaaaaattagaaaactttaagaagttcacaaaattaagtaaagactttgggaagtttgatgataaattgataattcattttcatcatattcatattgaTACTATGACATATataatgtattctttaaattttagcacattaaaaaatacataatacttatcTTTTTCGGTTATACAATAATTTGGAACGTTAATGCAATAGtccataaaaaaaagtaaatgataTACACAAgtacaagttttttttaatgcagGTTTGCGAGCTAGTCCATGCTGCCTGTGAGCTTCTATGAACCGGATCAATGCAAACTTGCGGATTCATTACCTTGGCCCGTCCTGTATTATTTTTGCGGGTCGATTGGACAGAACAGACCCATATTGTCATCTCTAAAGAAAATTGTACTCCTtttattgattttgatattaaCTTTTGATTGACTGATAagtcattatatttattttctccctacaatatatttatattaaaaactttaCCATTAATGAAAGGTTATTGTGTAACTGCATAAATAACATCATTATGGCAGCAcctttaaaatccaaaaatatttttttatttattttgaataattatgaaaaataaaaaacaggaATTCAAGCATCTTCTATTTGCTTTTGAGTCAAAGTCTCAcgaaaatttcataataaattaactATGACTGAGACATTTCTTTGTCAAACATGATTAGACCAAGATTACTGAagagatatattaaaaatgaagggAGCTTAGCTATTGAAGATAACTTGTTGCATTATAGGCATATTTTGAGTTTAGATTTTCTTCtgattttttctcttctctttatctattttatatttaaaatatattgatagtcattaattttaaaatatattaaaattatttttaaagtattaaaatagTATGATTTTAATactcagtaaaaaaaaaactcaacagAAAAAACGGAGTCGCATATTTTGAGTTCCATAACAATTGATGGAGGAAGACATATTCATTACGTGGGTAGTGAAACAAttcattcaaattaattaaattaattggtCATATTACATTATTCAACGTATGAGAAAGTACAAAAGCAAATTATGTGCATCTTCCTTATTTATGGTGATCTAATAACTAATATTTGATACCATCATTGGTTAAAgatgtttataaaatatgagtTTGCTTATTGATGATGAAAGATCTTTACAAAAATTGATGATACATGGCAACATGGTAGGGTCGTGCAACAAATAAGAACTAAATCATGACCAAAAGTAATTGCCAAACGAAAGAGAACAACAACCTCAAGCCCAATCTCTCAAATATGCTAATATGCTTAGTCAAATATGGGACGAGATTCAAGAGATATAACAAGCATTGCACAATTTATTGATGTACGACAAATATTTTCAGTTAGTTGATGCTTTCTTTGTTGATTTTTAACACAAATGTGAACGATCTTTGGATTTAATCACAAACACTTTATATGTTATGTTTCTATTTGACTATGACTTATTTCCTTATTTGCTTTATCTATGTGGTATCACACTTAACATTATCTTTATCAAGAAttgttacatatttttattttatactagtTTTATATCCGTGTATATGCACGGTTGATGTTactttgtatgtgtttttttatgttattaaatatatattatattaaaaaatatttaaatatatcatattaaaaaatatttagaaaacaaaataatagtatttttaagtttataattaaattttgaataaaattaacgtaaaaattattcataagtttagaatatatatatatatatatatatatatattaaattctctaaaaatacaaatgatAGATTATGCAAAAATACATAaactatatttgttataaatacaAATCAATTAATGAACATATTCGTCTATTGTATATTGTTAGACTCGTATAATTAGTGTATCAACGAATTCATCTGATATCTAATGTGAGACGCGTCTAATCAGTATATGAACACAATGTGTATTTCTACACTCATCTAATGTGTATAAACAAACTCATCTTATGTGTATTACAAGACACGTCTAATAAGATAATGGATATAATTGTCTAATATGTATTAATAAACTCGTATAATATGTGTATAAATAAACTTATCTAATGTATATTGCTAGACTTGTTTAATCGGTATACGGACAAACTCACGTAATGTGTGTTACAAAACTCGTTTAATCAGTGCATAGACAGACTCACCTAATATGTATTCTTAGACTCGTATAATTAATGCATGAAATgacttattttatgttttatgcataaataaataaacttagaaaaaattaaaataactccTATACACATGtggcaaaaaaataaattaaaataaatgatttaaaaaataatctttaataGACTACAAAATAAGATGGGTAATAAGACTACTCTGTTGAGCTATGTCACAGAATTAAGAGCTCTAAGTGAGTCATTTTTGGTAAACAAAACTCGCAATGAAGGTGAATTAGAAATTGAGTTTTGATGCCTGTGCATTAACCTAGATCCCAAAAAAATTTTAGTCGATCGAGATAATATGAGAATGGTCATCTTTTCGTATATTATAATAGGTTTTAAGACACtcatcaacaaaataaaatggataataaagtaaatttaatagtatattattttcatatattataataaaataaattagtttaaaaataaaataaatggataaaaaagtaaaataatttcgATGTAAATATGGCAgcaaaatagatataaataaaaaattaaaaatatcaaataactaaACAACTAATTTTTAGgataattatcaacaaaataaaatggatgataaagtaaatttcataatatatttttttgtatattttaaatatttgtttttaaaatactttaatgttttttctttattttttttattattattgtcaattaataaataatatttcttttgcatcaataatatcttttttttaaataattcattgtTATTTTCTCAACTAAAATTTCCaacaaaaattgtaaattttaactttacatGGAAAAACAAGTTAGTTACGAAccttttgttaatttaatgtaaatagtcgcaacaaatatttaattcatatacagaactgttaaaattatttcattttttttaataaactctAAACTGTTATACAAAACACATCCTATAATAGTAAATAATCATAAAACATTTTGAAATGATTAatccaaaatatttcaaaattaatatagacCTTCCACACTAAAATattgcaaaattattttaaatagtacGTTGCAAaattacttttcaatttttggcATGCAAaattacttttcaatttttggcATGTTCTGCATGTTCAATTTCATACTTAAGagtgaaattaatttaagaaatcTGTTACTTTTGTAGACCAAGTTGGTCctcttataaattattttcaacacAATGTATAGTTTAGAATGCAGTTTCGGAATTGCACGACTAGTACAAATACATATTATAGTGTTTAATAAATTCATAGTGGAACTCATGATAATTTGTAGGATAaagtaaaatacattaattatcaCCAAAACATAAAACTAAGGAATGTTGTCAGAGATGCACAATGCACATAAGTTGCATTCTTTAACAGCTTAACAGAGAGGCTAAAGCAGTATACCCTAAGAAAGATCAGCATAGAGagaaatttataacattaatcATCAAAGTTACGTTAATGCTATTGAGTAGCATCTTCAGAAAACCTGGCATCAAATGGAGCTGAGGGATGGGAAAGAGCTGAATTAGCAGAAGTAGCTCCAGAACCATGCTGCAATTCAATGACAAGCCATCGAACTGCTTTACTCATTTGTTCCAACCGAACTGCACTTATGGGAGGAAGACCAGTCATAGTAGCTTGTCCAGGTTTTCCTGCCACAGGCCTTGTTGCCTCATCCACCAGACACTCTGATCCTATCCTTTGCTTCACAGACTCCACAAATTCCTCAGCTTGATCACATGCTACTCTGAACAATTCCCACTTCTGCCTAAAGTTCTCTAGAGCAGTATCTGTTGCTGTTGTTTTAACGGAACCAGCATTTTCTTTGGCTTCTAACACATTGGCAGCAGCAGTAACAAAATCTTGATAGGCATTATTCAGAGAATCAACTACGCTGTCCATTGGGCTGCTTGTGTCAACCAAATAAATTCTAAGATTCTTGTAAAAACAGATCCTAAGGAAAAGTAACACCAAAAGAATTAAAGCTCAACAACAGTAGCTACTAATATCTCAAGGCTATTTGTCTCCTATCTTGATATTTGGATATTGTTCACTGAAAATACATGACATACTAAAATATcactatgaaaaaaaattgttgaattaTCAAGACGAGAGGGTGATAGAAAAACACGGCCATACCAAGTACCCTATAAACATAACTAAAATCTGCCAGACTTTGATGTCATAAATTCAAATCTGTAATTGTACACAATCAAGAACATTTCGATTCAACTTGAAATTGTTCTAGGCACAGTCAACATGTTCAACAATAATCATTCcacataaatattaattgatgGTGGCAGATTCTTATGGCATAGACATAGACATTGAACAATATTTCTTCTCAAGAAAGTCATTCAGATTGATACCACTGTTATCACCAGATTGATCATCAGCATTCTTAGGGCGTACACATAATTAAGAGAGGTGATACAATACAATCTATCCACTTAATCATTGAATCTCATTGGCCTATTGCAGACGATGAGCTCCCAACCACGATTTTATAAAGGTTTAAAGATTAGGGATCGCCATGTCAGCGGGGGGACAACGAGAAACGATTAGGGCAAAAAGGGGGAAAAAGTCTAAAAGTGTGAAGGCACCTGAGTCGTCGTTCTCAGTGGCTCGCCGCCGGCGCTGTGGGTGTTGTCTCCGTAGGTGACCAAAGGTGATCGCCACTCGCCTTCTTCCTCCTGCGTTGGGTCTCTGATGAGAAGAGAGAAGTGAAATGAAAATTGTAGCAAAAATGATAGTGGTGCAAGAAGAAATGTCCCTAATTTCAACGGGGTTATAAATTCAATATCCTtacctaatccatttattttctgACGGGTTGATGGATCTGTTCTTCAATTCAAATCTGTTTTGTCACTCTAAAACTAGAAGAAAGTGcatataaatatgttaaaatttaacacacaacaaaatatttaaaaaaatatcgaTCCAGTtgtgataataatattagtcAAGTGCCTCGtgctaaatttataatttttttcctaaatattaattataaaaatataaataaaatttagaaaataaaacaattaataaaataatttatattaataccaataaaatttataatatatatatatatatatatatatatatatatatatatatatatatatataaagtaagcAAAAATAACATTAGTCATAGATATagagatattttattataaataactaaTGTATATCTAGTTGTGTATATtgtataactaaattttaacaattttacatgtatatataatttatttaattcaattaaatgattgtattttaaacattaagttgacccataaaaataagaaaaaaaaacataataaatttttttattttaaaaaatttaaaaaatctaaaatatattaaaaacttatCCCAAATTTGATTTGAATGTATTTTTTCTACTGATATTAGAACAGTTGAGTATTAAAACAAGTTAACAAAGATATGTAGTTATTTTAAGAGCactaacaaattaaaaaatatagtgaaatcgataaatttaattattcaataaaatttctGATATTGTAACGTAAAAATACACTATAATTTGTTAGTACAGTGTTCAGGTATTTCGAATATGTTTTATCAtaaagttttgtattttatagaAGTTTAGGGATGCCGTAGAAAGCAAGGGGTGCAGAAAGCAATCGGAGAGTCGAGAATATCACCCTCGTGGTATCACAccctccctctctctctctctccccaAGAGATGAACGATCtcactttcaaaataaataacacaccTTACGGCATCATCAACATGCAACTCAATTCGGAATAAAGGGTCTTCTCGACGAACACCTTGGACGGCGTCGAACACGTGGTCGCAGATCTCGAGCGTCTTCTTGAGGGTCTTCTCAACCTAACGCCTTCCTCCGCATGCTTCCGCCTCCCTCCTCTGACGCGACAACCAAATGAAATGAACGATCTCATCTTCAATTAAATAACAGACCGTGCGATAACAAGAAGCTGCAACTCAATTAGTCAATTTCTGATAAACTCTAAACGCTGATTCGCCGGAACCCTTCGTCCGTTCACCAACAGGCCAGGGCAGTATTATGTTCTGCTGAATTTAATCTGGTCCCCGGCGAGGAAACCTAATTTGCGGGCTTTGTTTTCTTTGGGGGACGAAGGGGAAAATTGCAGAGTGGAATAGGGTTAGTGAAGTATAAATAGGGTTTTCGACGCACGTAAGCTCTAGAAGAAGGCAGTAATCGGAATTGATTTTGCTGGAATTGTGTTTTGGAGCTGCTGTGATGAGCTCGTGCTGAATTGGGTTATAATTCGGATAGCTCTGGTCCGTCAGCATGGGTTACGATTCGGCTAGCCCCTCGCAGGATGGGCGGGACGAAGGTAAGTGTCTGCAATGAAAATTGGGGAATTGTAGCATGGGAAGTGGTAGGAACAGGGgaaatagaaaaaggaaaataaaaaaggaaaaaaagaaattgctTCAATAGGGTTAAAGGGTTGCGTAATTGGATGTGTAGTCTAGTTGTTCAGTGCTGTAGACTcggaacatgtttttgtttgcTTGCACTGGCTGTATCTTATCATATATAGGGTTAGAATTAGGAGTAGGGTTGAAATGGTTATGCTGAATTTTAAGTTAGTGCTGAAATGGGATATCTGTAAGCTGAAGTTCACGTGATGTTCTAGTATGTTATATGGTTTGTTGTTTGGTATATTTTGTTAACTCCATGTGTGATGGATTTGAAATGATAGATGATGAAGAAGAATATGAGGAGTCTGGCAAGGGTAATCGATTTCTTGGGTTCATGTTTGGAAATGTAGATAATTCTGGTGATCTCGATGTTGATTATCTTGATGAGGTAATTTTATGCCGCCTTTAATGTTGCATTTGCATTTGGTGGCAAACAACTTAGAAATTCAGGATTGAGCTGATGCATGCATAAATGTCATGCTTAGATTTCTTTGTAGTAGTTTTTTTTACTCAATCATAGTGTTTCTGTTATCTTCCTGGACTCCTATGTACATCTTAGATAGTTATACAGCCCAAATGAAATTTCTTAGCtattgtatatttataattggTAAGTAGAGGTTTTTATGTAACTAAACTTCTATTTTGGAAGATTTAAAGCCACCATATTTGAGATTCGTACTTTGTG encodes:
- the LOC114170542 gene encoding mediator of RNA polymerase II transcription subunit 32, giving the protein MDSVVDSLNNAYQDFVTAAANVLEAKENAGSVKTTATDTALENFRQKWELFRVACDQAEEFVESVKQRIGSECLVDEATRPVAGKPGQATMTGLPPISAVRLEQMSKAVRWLVIELQHGSGATSANSALSHPSAPFDARFSEDATQ